Proteins encoded in a region of the Pseudomonas sp. PDNC002 genome:
- a CDS encoding HD domain-containing protein, with amino-acid sequence MSRDLNGVKVPDSSLAKAITEMVRDNATPLLFHHSSRVYYWGALTGARKELKFDAELLYAGAMFHDMGLMPRYCSQCERFEVDGADCAAEFLRSHGIAESDIDTVWTAIALHTTPGIPQHMKPEIALVTAGVEMDVLGIAYEQFPDAQRDAVVAAHPRGGQFKQDILQAFYDGIKAKPETTFGNVKADVLAMKDPDFVRGNFCEVILNSDWAS; translated from the coding sequence ATGAGCCGCGACCTGAACGGCGTCAAAGTCCCCGACAGCAGCCTTGCCAAGGCCATCACCGAGATGGTCCGCGACAATGCCACTCCGCTGCTCTTCCACCATTCTTCGCGCGTCTATTACTGGGGCGCGCTGACCGGCGCGCGCAAAGAGCTGAAGTTCGACGCCGAACTGCTCTACGCCGGCGCGATGTTCCACGACATGGGCTTGATGCCGCGGTACTGCAGCCAGTGCGAACGCTTCGAAGTGGACGGCGCCGACTGCGCGGCCGAGTTCCTGCGCAGCCACGGCATCGCCGAAAGCGATATCGACACGGTATGGACCGCCATTGCCCTGCACACCACGCCGGGCATCCCGCAGCACATGAAGCCGGAGATCGCCCTGGTCACCGCCGGCGTGGAAATGGACGTGCTGGGCATCGCCTACGAGCAGTTCCCCGACGCCCAGCGCGACGCCGTGGTGGCCGCCCACCCGCGTGGCGGGCAGTTCAAGCAGGACATCCTGCAAGCCTTCTACGACGGCATCAAAGCCAAGCCGGAAACCACCTTCGGCAACGTGAAAGCCGACGTGCTGGCCATGAAGGACCCGGACTTCGTGCGCGGCAACTTCTGCGAGGTGATCCTGAATTCCGACTGGGCCAGCTAG
- a CDS encoding DUF2025 family protein: MAITSSDICNAADGLSGFVGFNLKTGKYIVRFSEDSFGMDVAEDSIRPACEFVWAPKTGAVMTLSRECLQILAEQNIHDRLNLNEALITYLRRTDLPEIAAERHLK; encoded by the coding sequence ATGGCCATCACTTCCAGCGATATCTGCAACGCCGCCGACGGGCTGTCCGGCTTCGTCGGCTTCAACCTCAAGACCGGCAAGTACATCGTGCGCTTCAGCGAGGACTCCTTCGGCATGGACGTGGCCGAGGACAGCATCCGCCCGGCCTGCGAGTTCGTCTGGGCGCCAAAGACCGGCGCGGTGATGACCCTGAGCCGCGAATGCCTGCAGATTCTCGCCGAACAGAACATCCACGATCGGCTGAACCTCAACGAAGCGCTGATCACCTACCTGCGCCGCACCGACCTGCCGGAGATCGCCGCCGAGCGCCACCTGAAGTAA
- a CDS encoding SDR family oxidoreductase has protein sequence MTRKIALITGASRGLGRNAALHLAAAGVDIIGTYRSQADEAHVVAAEIEQHGGRAVMLPLDVANSASFDAFVEQVRAALRDSFGREHFDFLVNNAGIGIHAAFADTTEDQFDQLMNIQLKGPFFLTQKLLPVIADGGRILNVSSGLTRFSLPGYAAYAAMKGAMEVLTRYQAKELGARGIGVNILAPGAIETDFGGGLVRDNAEVNQQIASNTALGRVGLPDDIGGAITTLLSEGGRWINGQRVEASGGMFL, from the coding sequence ATGACCCGCAAGATCGCCCTCATCACCGGTGCCAGCCGTGGCCTCGGCCGCAACGCCGCCCTGCACCTTGCCGCTGCCGGTGTCGACATCATCGGCACCTACCGCAGCCAGGCCGACGAAGCCCACGTCGTGGCCGCCGAGATCGAGCAGCACGGTGGTCGTGCCGTCATGCTGCCGCTGGACGTGGCCAACAGCGCCAGCTTCGATGCCTTCGTCGAACAGGTCCGCGCCGCCCTGCGCGACAGCTTCGGTCGTGAGCACTTCGACTTCCTGGTGAACAATGCCGGCATCGGTATCCATGCCGCCTTTGCCGACACCACCGAAGACCAGTTCGACCAGTTGATGAACATCCAGCTCAAGGGGCCGTTCTTCCTCACCCAGAAGCTGCTGCCGGTGATTGCCGATGGTGGTCGCATCCTCAACGTCTCCAGCGGCCTGACACGCTTCTCGCTGCCCGGCTACGCCGCCTATGCAGCCATGAAAGGCGCCATGGAAGTGCTGACCCGCTACCAGGCCAAGGAACTGGGTGCACGCGGCATCGGCGTGAACATCCTGGCCCCCGGTGCCATCGAGACCGATTTCGGCGGCGGCCTGGTGCGCGACAACGCCGAGGTGAACCAGCAGATCGCCAGCAACACCGCCCTGGGCCGCGTGGGCCTGCCGGACGACATCGGCGGCGCCATCACCACTCTGCTCTCCGAGGGTGGCCGGTGGATCAACGGCCAGCGCGTGGAGGCGTCGGGCGGCATGTTCCTCTGA
- a CDS encoding LysR family transcriptional regulator, with the protein MIRPDLLRTFVRVTELASFTQAGEQLGLPRSTVSEHVQALEELLGTRLLQRTTRRVTATQDGLVLYERSKDMLAQLDELQGLFRQDDEALGGRLRVDMPTVMARKLVMPRLGEFLARHPALELEVSCTDRRVDLVREGFDCVVRVGSVNDPSVVARTLGQFPQVTCASPSYLAERGVPQSLDDLAGHRLIHYVTVLGARPPGFEYLDQGEVRYVPMGGALSVNNAEAYESAAMGALGIIQVPIHGVLDDLEAGRLVRILEDVPLPPMEISLLYAHRRLPQRVRAFMQWLTQLLGEPGVLGTPVIAKP; encoded by the coding sequence ATGATCCGTCCCGACCTTCTGCGCACCTTCGTCCGCGTCACCGAGCTGGCCAGCTTTACCCAGGCCGGCGAGCAGCTCGGCCTGCCGCGCTCCACCGTGTCCGAGCACGTCCAGGCCCTGGAGGAGCTGCTCGGCACGCGCCTGCTGCAACGCACCACGAGGCGCGTCACCGCCACCCAGGACGGGCTGGTGCTCTACGAGCGCAGCAAGGACATGCTGGCCCAGCTGGACGAACTCCAGGGTCTGTTCCGCCAGGACGACGAGGCCCTGGGCGGCCGCCTGCGGGTGGACATGCCGACGGTGATGGCGCGCAAGCTGGTGATGCCGCGCCTGGGCGAGTTCCTCGCGCGGCACCCGGCGCTGGAGTTGGAAGTGAGCTGCACCGACCGCCGCGTCGATCTGGTGCGCGAGGGTTTCGATTGTGTGGTGCGGGTCGGCTCGGTGAACGATCCGTCGGTGGTGGCGCGCACGCTCGGGCAGTTCCCGCAAGTGACCTGCGCCAGTCCGTCCTACCTTGCCGAGCGCGGCGTGCCGCAGTCATTGGACGACCTCGCGGGGCACCGGTTGATCCACTACGTGACGGTGCTGGGTGCGCGGCCACCGGGCTTCGAGTACCTGGATCAGGGCGAGGTGCGTTACGTACCGATGGGCGGAGCGTTGTCGGTGAACAACGCCGAGGCCTACGAGAGCGCGGCCATGGGCGCGCTGGGGATCATCCAGGTGCCGATCCATGGCGTGCTGGATGACCTGGAAGCGGGGCGGCTGGTGCGAATACTGGAGGACGTGCCGCTGCCGCCCATGGAAATCTCCCTGCTCTACGCTCACCGTCGCCTGCCGCAGCGGGTGCGCGCCTTCATGCAGTGGCTGACGCAACTGCTGGGCGAGCCCGGTGTGCTGGGCACGCCCGTGATCGCCAAACCCTAG